From one Catenuloplanes nepalensis genomic stretch:
- a CDS encoding SixA phosphatase family protein yields MTSRTLVLLRHAKADRPDGVGDLERPLTERGHADAAAAGAWLAHHGYAPDLVICSPARRTRQTWHGVAVAMAEASADLGAPAVRYEPGLYAEGHHALLSVVKAVPAETSAVLLVGHNPDISLLSTMLDPDGAGDSDGLRTSGLAVHRFTGEWSSLGAGAAAVADTHTARG; encoded by the coding sequence GTGACGTCTCGAACCCTGGTCCTGCTCCGCCACGCCAAAGCCGACCGCCCGGACGGTGTCGGCGACCTCGAACGCCCGCTGACCGAGCGCGGTCACGCGGACGCGGCCGCCGCCGGAGCCTGGCTCGCCCACCACGGCTACGCACCCGACCTGGTGATCTGCTCGCCCGCGCGGCGGACCCGGCAGACCTGGCACGGCGTGGCGGTCGCGATGGCGGAGGCCTCGGCCGATCTGGGCGCGCCCGCGGTGCGATACGAGCCCGGCCTCTACGCGGAGGGCCACCACGCGCTGCTCAGCGTGGTCAAGGCGGTGCCGGCGGAGACCTCGGCGGTGTTGCTCGTCGGCCACAACCCGGACATCTCGCTGCTCTCCACGATGCTCGACCCGGACGGCGCCGGCGACTCGGACGGCCTGCGCACCAGCGGCCTGGCCGTGCACCGCTTCACCGGCGAGTGGTCGTCGCTCGGCGCGGGCGCCGCCGCGGTGGCCGACACGCACACCGCCCGCGGCTGA
- a CDS encoding LamB/YcsF family protein, whose product MDLNADLGEGFGVWQLGDDEALLDLVTSANVACGFHGGDPSIMRAVCTAAADRGVAIGAQVGYRDLAGFGRRRIEYRREDLRDEIIYQIAALDGFARVAGDRVRYVKPHGALYNTAAVDEGQAGAVVDAITDYDAGLPVLCQPGSVLARLAADAGLRVVGEGFADRAYLPDGRLVPRTNPDAVIHNSAAVADRVVQMAVEHTVTAIDGTVIPCQVESICLHGDTAGAVDLARRVRASLLDADLSLAAFA is encoded by the coding sequence ATGGACCTCAATGCTGACCTCGGTGAGGGCTTCGGCGTCTGGCAGTTGGGTGACGACGAGGCACTGCTGGACCTGGTGACCTCCGCGAACGTCGCCTGCGGCTTCCACGGCGGCGACCCGTCCATCATGCGCGCGGTGTGCACGGCCGCGGCCGACCGGGGCGTGGCGATCGGCGCCCAGGTCGGCTACCGCGACCTGGCCGGCTTCGGGCGTCGCCGGATCGAGTACCGCCGTGAGGACCTGCGCGACGAGATCATCTACCAGATCGCGGCGCTCGACGGCTTCGCCCGCGTGGCCGGCGACCGGGTTCGCTACGTCAAGCCGCACGGCGCGCTCTACAACACGGCCGCGGTCGACGAGGGGCAGGCGGGCGCCGTGGTGGACGCGATCACCGACTACGACGCCGGACTTCCGGTGCTGTGCCAGCCCGGCTCGGTGCTCGCCCGCCTCGCCGCCGACGCCGGTCTCCGCGTCGTCGGCGAGGGTTTCGCCGACCGCGCCTACCTGCCCGACGGCCGCCTCGTCCCCCGCACGAATCCCGACGCGGTCATCCACAACTCCGCCGCGGTCGCCGACCGGGTGGTCCAGATGGCGGTCGAGCACACCGTCACCGCCATCGACGGCACCGTCATCCCCTGCCAGGTCGAGTCCATCTGCCTGCACGGCGACACGGCCGGCGCGGTCGACCTCGCCCGCCGCGTCCGCGCCTCCCTCCTCGACGCCGACCTCTCCCTCGCTGCCTTCGCCTAG
- a CDS encoding phosphoribosyltransferase has product MSSDLTTALIGAFRWNDPGQDFPHLVSDLSGWWRSPEILHALGPAMAGLFPDSDLTVVVAPEVTGFIVGPLVAVALEVGFVEAYKGGHSPVAEPMTWAHAAPDHKGRRLSLGVRTRQLRPGDRALIVDDWITTGAQSRALGEIVTACGAVPIGTAAIVAECTPEVTAELRVRSLLRAEQL; this is encoded by the coding sequence GTGTCGTCGGACCTTACCACCGCACTGATCGGTGCATTTCGCTGGAACGACCCGGGGCAGGACTTTCCGCACCTGGTCAGTGACCTCTCCGGCTGGTGGCGCTCGCCGGAGATCCTGCACGCGCTGGGCCCGGCGATGGCCGGCCTCTTCCCGGACTCCGACCTGACGGTGGTGGTCGCGCCCGAGGTCACCGGCTTCATCGTCGGCCCGCTGGTCGCGGTCGCGCTGGAGGTCGGCTTCGTGGAGGCGTACAAGGGCGGTCACTCCCCGGTCGCCGAGCCGATGACCTGGGCTCATGCCGCGCCGGACCACAAGGGCCGGCGGCTGTCGCTCGGCGTGCGCACCCGCCAGCTGCGCCCCGGCGACCGCGCGCTGATCGTCGACGACTGGATCACCACGGGCGCCCAGTCCCGCGCGCTCGGCGAGATCGTCACCGCGTGCGGCGCCGTCCCGATCGGCACCGCAGCGATCGTCGCCGAGTGCACGCCCGAGGTCACGGCCGAGTTGCGCGTCCGAAGTCTGCTCCGGGCCGAGCAACTTTAG
- a CDS encoding acyl-CoA dehydrogenase: MSHYKSNLRDLEFNLFEVFGADRSFGVAPYAEFDVDTVRDILAEMRRLAEEDLGASYTDSDRNPPVFDPATHTAPLPESFKKSYRAWMEAEFWRLDLPEALGGTPAPRAVWWAIAEMVLGANAPLWMYSSGPSFAHIAHVEGTEEQRKWAELFIEKQWGSTMVLTEPDAGSDVGAGRARAIPQPDGSWHIEGVKRFITSGEHDLTDNIIHYVLARPVGVEGVGGPGTKGLSLFIVPKFHFDAETGELGERNGVYATNIEHKMGIKVSNTCELTFGEHGTPAKGWLLGEVHQGIRQMFLIIEYARMMVGTKAIATLSSGYLNALEYAKSRQQGADLLRQADKTAPRVEIIKHPDVRRSLMLQKAYAEGLRALVLYTATWQDTVAKAEAAGDAETAAVGKRVNDLLLPLVKGVGSERAYELLGHESLQTFGGSGFLQDYPLEQYVRDSKIDTLYEGTTAIQSLDLVFRKIVRDNGASLMRVAGEIQAFIEAEGGNGRLKEERLLLGKSLGELQAMLGAITGWLGAAQGGKPEELYKVGLHSRRVLLALGDVVVGWLLQKQADVALRALSGEVSTADKAFYEGKVAAARFFAREVLPRLGADRRIVQGATLDVMEVPEDQF, translated from the coding sequence ATGAGTCACTACAAGAGCAACCTGCGAGACCTCGAGTTCAACCTGTTCGAGGTGTTCGGCGCCGACCGGTCGTTCGGCGTCGCTCCGTACGCGGAGTTCGACGTCGACACGGTCCGGGACATCCTGGCCGAGATGCGGCGGCTGGCCGAGGAGGACCTCGGCGCCAGCTACACCGACTCCGATCGGAACCCGCCGGTCTTCGACCCGGCCACGCACACCGCGCCGCTGCCCGAGTCGTTCAAGAAGTCGTATCGGGCGTGGATGGAGGCCGAGTTCTGGCGGCTGGACCTGCCGGAGGCGCTCGGCGGCACGCCCGCACCGCGCGCGGTCTGGTGGGCGATCGCGGAGATGGTGCTCGGGGCGAACGCGCCGCTCTGGATGTACTCCTCCGGTCCCTCGTTCGCGCACATAGCGCACGTGGAGGGCACCGAGGAGCAGAGGAAGTGGGCCGAGCTGTTCATCGAGAAGCAGTGGGGCTCGACCATGGTGCTGACCGAGCCGGACGCCGGCTCCGACGTCGGCGCCGGCCGCGCCCGGGCGATCCCGCAGCCGGACGGCTCCTGGCACATCGAGGGCGTCAAGCGCTTCATCACGTCCGGCGAGCACGACCTGACCGACAACATCATCCACTACGTGCTGGCGCGCCCGGTCGGCGTCGAGGGTGTGGGCGGGCCGGGCACCAAGGGCCTGTCGCTGTTCATCGTGCCGAAGTTCCACTTCGACGCGGAGACCGGTGAACTGGGCGAGCGCAACGGCGTCTACGCCACCAACATCGAGCACAAGATGGGGATCAAGGTCTCCAACACCTGCGAGCTGACGTTCGGCGAGCACGGCACACCGGCCAAGGGCTGGCTGCTCGGCGAGGTGCACCAGGGCATCCGCCAGATGTTCCTGATCATCGAGTACGCGCGGATGATGGTCGGCACGAAGGCGATCGCGACGCTCTCCAGCGGCTACCTCAACGCGCTGGAGTACGCGAAGAGCCGCCAGCAGGGCGCCGACCTGCTCCGTCAGGCCGACAAGACCGCGCCGCGCGTCGAGATCATCAAGCACCCGGACGTGCGCCGCTCGCTGATGCTGCAGAAGGCGTACGCGGAGGGCCTGCGCGCGCTCGTGCTCTACACCGCCACCTGGCAGGACACGGTCGCGAAGGCGGAGGCGGCCGGTGACGCAGAGACCGCCGCGGTCGGTAAGAGGGTCAACGACCTGCTACTCCCGCTGGTCAAGGGCGTCGGTTCGGAGCGGGCGTACGAGCTGCTCGGCCACGAGTCGCTGCAGACGTTCGGCGGCTCCGGCTTCCTGCAGGACTACCCGCTGGAGCAGTACGTCCGCGACTCGAAGATCGACACGCTCTACGAGGGCACCACCGCGATCCAGAGCCTCGACCTGGTCTTCCGCAAGATCGTCCGGGACAACGGCGCGTCGCTGATGCGGGTGGCCGGCGAGATCCAGGCGTTCATCGAGGCCGAGGGCGGCAACGGCCGGCTCAAGGAGGAGCGCCTGCTGCTCGGCAAGTCGCTCGGTGAGCTGCAGGCGATGCTCGGCGCGATCACCGGCTGGCTCGGCGCGGCCCAGGGCGGCAAGCCCGAGGAGCTCTACAAGGTCGGTCTGCACTCGCGCCGGGTGCTGCTCGCGCTCGGTGACGTGGTGGTCGGCTGGCTGCTGCAGAAGCAGGCCGACGTCGCGCTCCGCGCGCTGTCCGGCGAGGTGTCGACCGCGGACAAGGCGTTCTACGAGGGCAAGGTCGCGGCCGCGCGGTTCTTCGCCCGCGAGGTGCTGCCCCGGCTCGGTGCGGACCGCCGGATCGTGCAGGGCGCCACGCTCGACGTCATGGAGGTCCCGGAGGACCAGTTCTAA
- a CDS encoding DUF6458 family protein gives MGFGASIFLIALGAIFAFAIEFDLGWIDIAVVGWVLMLAGLVGLATTVWFWQSRRRPVATTPDGHVPAPPHPATAPPHTHVAPPVAAPVEDRVVEEQYRVRRQQL, from the coding sequence GTGGGTTTCGGAGCAAGTATCTTCCTCATCGCGCTCGGGGCGATCTTCGCGTTCGCCATCGAGTTCGACCTGGGGTGGATCGACATCGCTGTGGTCGGCTGGGTCCTGATGCTCGCCGGCCTCGTGGGCCTCGCCACGACCGTGTGGTTCTGGCAGAGCCGTCGCCGTCCGGTCGCGACCACCCCCGACGGTCACGTCCCCGCGCCGCCGCACCCGGCGACCGCGCCGCCGCACACGCACGTCGCACCTCCGGTCGCCGCCCCGGTCGAGGACCGGGTCGTCGAGGAGCAGTACCGGGTGCGTCGTCAGCAGCTGTAA
- the trhA gene encoding PAQR family membrane homeostasis protein TrhA: MTTKAPARLKPLDLGKPRLRGWLHFYAFFVALVCGIVLCSLALTRPGWTPVLSCAVYSLTVCGLFGTSALYHRRVWSPRGYQIMRRMDHSMIFVFIAGTYTPFCLLLLPSPKSEILLGVVWGGALLGVAMKMIWPHLPRWVGAPLYIALGWVAVAVLPDILHRGGVAALVLLIVGGVMYSVGAVLYAVRRPNPWPTVFGHHEFFHACTLVAAVCHHIAIYFALFA; encoded by the coding sequence GTGACCACCAAAGCCCCGGCTCGCCTCAAGCCGCTGGACCTCGGCAAACCCCGCCTCCGCGGCTGGTTGCACTTCTACGCGTTCTTCGTCGCGTTGGTCTGCGGCATCGTCCTCTGCTCACTCGCGCTGACCCGTCCGGGCTGGACACCGGTGCTCAGCTGCGCCGTCTACAGCCTGACGGTCTGTGGCCTGTTCGGCACGAGCGCGCTCTATCATCGGCGTGTCTGGAGCCCGCGCGGCTACCAGATCATGCGCCGGATGGACCACTCGATGATCTTCGTGTTCATCGCCGGTACGTACACCCCGTTCTGCCTGCTGCTCCTGCCCTCGCCGAAGTCGGAGATCCTGCTCGGCGTCGTCTGGGGTGGCGCGCTTCTCGGCGTGGCGATGAAGATGATCTGGCCGCATCTGCCGCGCTGGGTCGGCGCGCCGCTCTACATCGCGCTCGGCTGGGTCGCGGTCGCGGTCCTGCCGGACATCCTGCACAGGGGCGGCGTCGCGGCGCTGGTCCTGCTGATCGTCGGCGGCGTGATGTACAGCGTCGGCGCCGTGCTCTACGCGGTGCGCCGGCCGAACCCGTGGCCCACGGTCTTCGGCCACCACGAGTTCTTCCATGCCTGCACCCTCGTCGCCGCCGTCTGCCACCACATCGCCATCTACTTCGCGCTCTTCGCTTGA
- a CDS encoding DUF6458 family protein, with product MGIGGGIFLIAVGAILAFAVHVEPAWLDLNVVGWVLMLAGTSALLITMWYWKDRRNRALGPMDVVDETRLAHPAAPLGADSEIEIRHPPAPPG from the coding sequence ATGGGCATTGGCGGAGGAATCTTCCTCATCGCAGTCGGCGCCATCCTGGCCTTCGCGGTCCACGTGGAGCCGGCCTGGCTGGATCTCAACGTGGTCGGCTGGGTCCTGATGCTGGCCGGCACGTCCGCGCTGTTGATCACCATGTGGTACTGGAAGGATCGCCGGAACCGCGCGCTGGGCCCGATGGACGTGGTCGACGAGACCCGCCTGGCCCATCCGGCCGCCCCGCTCGGCGCGGATTCCGAGATCGAGATCCGGCACCCACCGGCACCACCGGGCTGA
- a CDS encoding PP2C family protein-serine/threonine phosphatase: MHSFFAGRGPISPGSRAGLGAAVALLALVSVIELADGPNASYVGLVAAAPFLAAAFASWRVVLIIGALATVVGAAFVISDPSFPAAINVVGVGLSTGIAAAVATIRDRQARRIDELFKLAQVAQQAVLRPIGPHVGTLAVAGRYISATAAADIGGDLYEALDTPYGVRMIIGDVRGKGLDAVRLASIVLGSYRHVAFERGDLRTVVADLDRAVARSVGDEDFVTAVLVEERGGTLTIVNCGHPSPLLLRRGKVIALDPPAPVPPLGFRPEAQPRVERLEPGDRLLLFTDGLGEARREGEFFPTADRAWQLVGHGTVGDGLASLEAALHEWVHGRLDDDIALVLMEYTGPRPVASAAMPSWEVGAAGA, translated from the coding sequence ATGCACAGCTTCTTCGCGGGCCGCGGCCCGATCAGCCCAGGATCCCGCGCCGGCCTCGGCGCGGCCGTCGCGCTGCTCGCGCTCGTCTCCGTGATCGAGCTGGCCGACGGCCCCAATGCGAGCTATGTCGGCCTGGTCGCGGCCGCGCCGTTCCTGGCCGCGGCGTTCGCCTCGTGGCGCGTGGTGCTGATCATCGGCGCGCTGGCCACCGTGGTCGGTGCCGCCTTCGTGATCTCCGACCCGTCGTTCCCCGCCGCGATCAATGTGGTCGGTGTCGGGCTGTCCACCGGCATCGCGGCCGCGGTGGCGACCATCCGCGACCGGCAGGCCCGCCGCATCGACGAGCTGTTCAAGCTGGCGCAGGTCGCGCAGCAGGCGGTGCTGCGACCGATCGGGCCGCACGTGGGCACGCTCGCGGTGGCCGGTCGTTACATCTCCGCGACCGCGGCCGCGGACATCGGCGGCGACCTCTACGAGGCGCTGGACACCCCCTATGGGGTACGGATGATCATCGGTGACGTGCGCGGCAAAGGGCTGGACGCGGTTCGGCTCGCCAGCATCGTCCTCGGGTCGTACCGGCATGTCGCGTTCGAGCGCGGCGATCTCCGTACCGTGGTGGCAGATCTTGATCGTGCGGTTGCTCGCAGCGTCGGCGACGAGGACTTCGTGACCGCGGTGCTGGTCGAGGAGCGCGGCGGCACGCTGACGATCGTGAACTGTGGACACCCGTCCCCGCTGCTGCTTCGGCGCGGCAAGGTGATCGCGCTGGACCCGCCGGCACCCGTGCCGCCGCTGGGGTTCCGGCCGGAGGCCCAGCCGCGCGTGGAGCGGCTGGAGCCCGGCGACCGGTTGCTGCTCTTCACGGACGGCCTCGGCGAGGCTCGCCGGGAGGGGGAGTTCTTCCCGACGGCCGACCGCGCCTGGCAGCTGGTCGGGCACGGCACGGTCGGGGACGGTCTGGCCTCGCTGGAGGCCGCGCTGCACGAGTGGGTGCACGGTCGGTTGGACGACGACATCGCGCTGGTGCTGATGGAGTACACCGGGCCCAGGCCCGTCGCCAGCGCGGCCATGCCGAGCTGGGAGGTCGGTGCCGCCGGCGCATGA